Genomic window (Longimicrobium sp.):
TGGATGATGGACTGGGGATGGACGACGGCCTCGATACGCTCGTACTCCACGCCGAACAGGAAGTGCGCCTCGACGACCTCCAGCGCCTTGTTGGCCAGCGTGGCCGAGTCGATGGTGATCTTGGCGCCCATGTCCCACGTGGGGTGCCGCAGCGCGTCCGCCGGCGTCACCCCGGCCAGCGCCTCGGCCGGCCAGTCGCGGAACGGGCCGCCGCTGGCGGTCAGCACGATCCGCCGCACGTCCTCGACCCGCGCCCCCTGCAGGCACTGCAGGATCGCGCTGTGCTCGCTGTCGACGGGAATGAGCTCTCCCCCGCCCTGCCGCGCCGCCTCCAGCACCAGCGGCCCGCCGCACACCAGCGACTCCTTGTTCGCCAGGGCGACCCGCTTCCCCGCCCGCAGCGCGGCCAGCGTGGGCTCCAGCCCCGCCGCGCCCACCAGCGCGTTGAGGACGACGTCGGCGTCGGGGTGCGTCGCCGCGTCCAGCAGCGCCTGCCGCCCCGTCGCCCACTGCGTCCCCGTCTCGCACCCGGCGGGGAGGTCCCCGTCCACGACGACGGCAAGGGAGGGGCGATACCGGCGCTCGAGCGCCGCCAGCGCGTCGCCGCTGCGGTGCGCGGTGAGCGCGACGGCGCGGAAGCGGTCGGGGTGCTGGTCCAGCACCGCCAGCGCGCTCCGCCCGATGGAGCCTGTGGCGCCCAGGATGGCAACGCCCTTCATCTCGCTCAGGGGCTCACCACCAGCATGAAGAACCCGTAGGCGACCGGCAGGGTGAAGAAGAGCGAGTCGAAACGGTCCAGCGCGCCGCCGTGTCCCGGCAGCAGGCGACCCGAGTCCTTTACCCCCACGTCGCGCTTGAGCAGCGACTCGCCGAGATCCCCCACCTGCGCGGCGACGGAGATCAGCAGCCCGAAGACCGCGGCCTCCACCATCCCCACCTGCCAAGTCCCGAAGCGCGCCAGCAGGAGAGAGTACCCCACGGCGGTGATCGGGGTGCCGATGACCGCCCCCAGCGCGCCGGCCACCGTCTTCCCCGGGCTCACCTTCGGGATGAGCTTCCGCTTCCCCCAGAGCCGCCCGGCGAAGTAGGCGTAGGTGTCGCTGAGCCAGGTGAGCACGACGGGAAAGAGGAGGATGGCCGTGCCGTGCAGGCTGCTCTCGATCCCCGGGAGATGGCGGAGGAAGAGCGCGAACATCAGCAGCGACGGATACACCGCGCCCATGATGGTCACGGCCACGGAAAGGAGCGGCTCGCCCGCCACCCCGCGCTGCCAGATGGCCGCCGTCAGCGCGGCGAGGACGATGGCGACGACGGCGCCGTACAGCAGCGGCGTGTCCACCCCCCGCGCCGGCTCGACCGCGGCGACGGCGATCAGCCCGGCCGCGCCGACCATCCCCACCACCGCCAGGCCGAAGGCGCGCTTGAGCTCGGCCATGCGGAAGAGCTCGCGGGTGGAGAGGACGGCGCAGAGCGCCAGCAGCGCGGCCAGCACCCAGCCGCCCAGGTACATGGCAGCGACCGCGATGGGAATGCCCACCGCGGCCACCGCAACGCGCGTCGCAGTCTCGGAACGAGCCAAACCCGGACTCTCCGGAAGTGTCTTGGAAATCAGGTCGCCAGCACGCGGCCGAAGCGCCGCTCGCGCCGCTGGTACTCGAGCAGCGCCTGGTAGAAGTGCTCGCGGGTGAAGTCGGGCCAGAGGACGGGCGTGACGTACAGCTCGGTGTACGCCAGCTGCCAGAGCATGAAGTTGGAGATGCGCAGCTCGCCCGAGGTGCGGATCAGCAGGTCGGGATCGGGGTCGCCCGGCGTGTACAGGTGCTCGGCGAAGAGCGCCTCGTCGATCTCGCCCGGCATCAGCGTGCCCTCGCGCACCCGCTCGGCCAGGCGCCGCGCCGCGTGCACGATCTCGGCGCGCGAGCCGTAGCTGATGGCGAGATTGAGCTTCAGCTTCGTCCCCCCGCGCGTGTGCTCGACGATGGAGTCGATGGCGGCGCGGGTACGCGGCCCCAGGTGGTGCAGCTCGCCCACGGCGTGCACCTCGACCCCCTTCTCCCTCAGCTCGCGACGCTCCTTGCGCACGTACAGCTCCAGGAGCGTCATCAGCGCGGCCACCTCGCCCTTGGGCCGGTGCCAGTTCTCCTGGCTGAAGGCGAAGAGGGTCAGCACCTCCACCCCGGCGTCGCCCGCGGCCTCCACTGCCTCGCGCACGGCGCGCATCCCCGCGCGGTGCCCGAACTCGCGCGGGCGGCCGCGCTCGCGCGCCCAGCGGCCGTTTCCGTCCATGATCACGGCCACGTGCCGCGGCACCGGGCCGTTCAGGCGAAGCTGCTGGAGGAGGTCTGGCGACATGCGGGGAAGATGGACCGGGGCGACGGGTTTGTCAAAGCAAGTAGTCTGCGCAACAGAAGTGCGAAAGTGCGAAAGTGCGAAAGTGCGAAAGTGCGAAAGTGCGAAAGTGCGAGAGTGCGGGGTTCACGCCGGAACCAGCGCACTTTCGCACCTTCGCACTCTCGCACCGCGCGAAGCGCCTAGACCTCCATCACCTCGGCTTCCTTGTGCTTCAGGATCTCCTCGATCTTCGCGATGTACTGGTCGGTCAGCTTCTGCACCTCGCCCTGCTCGCGGCGCACGTCGTCTTCCGACAGCCCCTCGTCCTTCTGCCGGTGCTTGATCTCGTCGTTGGCGTCCTTGCGCGCGTGGCGCACGGCAACCCGCGCCTCCTCGGCCAGCTTGTGCAGCAGCCGCACGTACTCCCGGCGCCGCTCCTCGGTCAGCGGGGGGATGGGGATGCGGATGATCTGCCCGTCGTTGCTGGGATTGAGCCCCAGGTCGCTCTCCTGCAGCGCCCGCTCGACGGCCTTGATCAGCGAGCGGTCCCACGGCTGGATGGTCAGCAGCCGCGGCTCGGGGGCGCTGACGGTGCCCACCTGGTTCAGCGGCACCTTGCTGCCGTAGGCCTCCACGCGCACGGTGTCGAGCAGCGCGGTGCTGGCCTTGCCGGTGCGCACGGCGGCGAACTCGCGCCGCAGGGACTCCAGCGCGCCCTCCATCCGCTGCTTGGCTTTCTGTAGGCTGGCCATGGGATTCGTCGGTCCGGGTCAGTCAGTCGATCGGGATGGATTCAAACTCCGGGACTGCACCGAAAGCGCGCGAGGCGCCGCCGGCGCACTCACGCACTTCCGCACTCACGCACCGTGTCGGCTACGGATGGACCAGCGTGCCGATCCGCTCGCCGCGCACCACGCGCGCGATGGCGTCGGGCGCCTCGAGCGAGCAGACGATCAGCGGCGTGCCGTTCTCCTTGCACAGGCTGAGCGCCGCCGCGTCCATCACCCCCAGCTCCTTCGACAGCGCGTCGAGGAAGGAGATCTCGGGGATGAAGGTGGCCGACGGGTCCTTGGCCGGGTCGGCGGTGTAGACGCCGTCGACCTTGGTGGCCTTCACGATCACGTCGGCCTCCATCTCGATCCCCCGCAGCACCGCGGCGCTGTCGGTGGAAAAGTACGGGTTGCCGGTGCCGCCCGCAAAGATCACCACCCGCCCCTTGTCGAGGTGGCGCAGCGCGCGGCGCCGGATGTACGGCTCGGCCAGCTGCTCCATGCGGATGGCGGTCAGCACCCGCGTCTCGGTGCCCTTGCGCTCGAACCAGTCCTGCAGCGCCAGGGCGTTGATCACGGTGGCCAGCATCCCCATGTAGTCGGCGTTCACCCGGTCCATCCCCTGCTGGCTGGCCAGGGTGCCGCGCACGATGTTGCCGCCGCCGATCACCAGCCCCAGGCTCACGCCCATGTCGTGGACCTGCTTGATCTCGTCGGTCAGCCGGTCCACCACGGGCGGCGAGATGCCGGACTTCTGCTCGCCCGCCAGCATCTCGCCGCTGATCTTCAGCAGCACGCGCCGGTACTTCAGCGCGCCCGCGCCGTCGGCCGACGGCGCGGCTGCCGGGTTGCCGGCCATGGGGATGGCGGCCGCCCCGCTCACTGCTCGCCGAGCGCGAAGCGGGCGAAGCGCCGCACCTCGATCTTCTCGCCGGTGCGGGCCGACGCGTCGGTCACCAGCTGGCCGACGGTGATGTCGGGGTTCTTCACGAACGGCTGCTCCAGCAGCGCCTGCTCGGCATAGAACTTCTCCAGCTTGCCGTCGACGATCTTGTTCCAGATCTGCTCGGGCTTGCCGCTCTCCCTGGTCTGCTCCAGGTACACGGCGCGCTCGCGCTCCACCAGGTCGGCCGGGAAGTCCTCGCGCCGCACCGCCACGGGGCTGGCCGCGGCGATGTGCATGGCGATGTCGCGCACCAGCCCCTGGAAGTCGGAGTTGCGGGCCACGAAGTCGGTCTCGCAGCCCACCTCCACCAGCACGCCGATCCGGCCGCCCATGTGGATGTAGCTGCCGACCGCGCCCTCCCGGGTCTCGCGCTCGGCGCGCTTGGCCGCCTTGGCGGCGCCCTTGGCGCGCAGGATGTCGATCGCCCGCTCCATGTCGCCGCCCGCCTCGTTCAGGGCGCCCTTGCACTCCATCATCCCCGCGCCGGTGCGGTCGCGGAGCTCCTTCACGTCCTTCGCGGAAATCTCGGCCATCCCAGTCCTCGTCCGGTTCAGTCGGTTGGTTCGATCGTCAGAAAGCCCGCGGGGCGGGCTGAAAAAACGGGGCCACGAGCGCGTGAGAGCGCCGGTGGCCCCGGATGCTGCCGCGGTCCGGCCGTCGGCGCGGGCGTTACTCGGCGGCGCCCTCGTCGGCCCCGCCGGTGGCACCCGGCGCGGCGCCCTCGCGCGGACGGCGCTTGCGGCGCGGGCGGCGGCGGCGGCCGCGGTCGTCGTCGGCCGGCGCGCTGCTGCCGGTCTCGGTGCTGTACACGGTGACCTCGGCCTCGTCGGCGGCGCGGCGGGCCTCGGCCGGCATGGCGGCGCGGGCCTCGATGATCGCGTCGGCGATGGCGCCGGTGATCACGCTGACCGAGCGGATGGCGTCGTCGTTGCCGGCGATGGGCACCGTCAGCACGTCGGGGTCGGCGTTGGTGTCGGCGATGGCGATGACCGGGATCCCCAGCTTGTTGGCCTCGGAGATCGCGATCTTCTCCTTCTTGGCGTCGACCACGAACAGCGCGCCGGGAACGCGGGCCATGTCCTTCACGCCGGCCAGGTACTTCTCCAGCCGCTCGCGCTCGCGGTCGAGCATCAGGCGCTCCTTCTTGGTGTAGAAGTCGAAGGCGCCCTCCTCCTGCCCGCGCTCCAGCTCGCGCATCCGGCGGATCTGCTTCTTCTGCGTGGTGAAGTTGGTGAGCATCCCGCCCAGCCAACGCTCGGTCACGTGGAACGAGCTCGACCGCTCGGCCTCGCTCTGGATGACCTGGCGGAGCTGCTTCTTGGTGCACACGAACAGCACGCGGTCGCCGCGGCTGATCACGTTGCGCACCAGCTCCTGCGCCAGCTCGATCTGGCGGAGGGTCTTCTTGAGGTCGATGATGTAGATGCCGTTCCGCTCCGCGAAGATGAACTTGCGCATCTTCGGGTTCCAGCGGGAGGTCTGGTGCCCGAAATGGACACCGGCTTCGAGAAGCTCCTGGATGCTCGGCTGAGCCATGGTGCGGTACCTGCACGGATTCGGGTTTGCCGGGGCCGCAACCGTGCGGCCCCGCCTCCACCGCCGTCATCCGGCGCCCCGACCGCGTGGTTCACGCGGCACCCGCGGCGTCGTCGGGCGGTGTGTGAGTTGGAAGTGCGACGGGATTCGGCGCCGCGCGGCCGAGCGACGGAAGTCGCCCAGCCGCACAGAGCCACGCTCCCGACTAGCGCTTGGAGAACTGGAACCGCTTGCGGGCGCCCGGACGGCCGGGCTTCTTCCGCTCCACCTCGCGCGGGTCGCGGGTGAGCAGCTCCTCGGCGCGCAGGCGCGGGCGGAACTCCTCGTTCACCTGCAGCAGCGCGCGGGCAAGGCCCAGCTGGATGGCGTCGGCCTGGCCGCGGAGACCGCCGCCGTTGACCGTCACCTTCACGTCGAACTGCCCCTCGGTCTCGGTGGCCGCCAGCGGGCGGGTGGCCGACTGCCGCAGCACGTGGCGCGGCAGGTACTGCTCGAGGGAGCGGCCGTTCACCTCCCAGTTCCCCGTGCCGGGGCGGAGGTAGACGCGCGCGACCGACGTCTTGCGGCGGCCGATGGCGTGGTACTGTTCGGTAGCCATTCCAGGGTGCTCAGATGTTGAGGGGTTCCGGGTTCTGCGCCGCGTGCGGGTGCTCGGGCCCCGCATACACCTTGAGCTTCTGGCGCATCTGCCGCCCCAGCGCGTTCTTCGGCAGCATTCCCTTCACCGCCAGCTCCACCACCCGCTCGGGGTGCTTGGCCAGCATCTCCTTGAAGGGGATGAACTTCTCGTGGCCCATGTACCCGCTGTGGCGGAAGTAGGTCTTCTGGTCGGCCTTGTTTCCGCTCAGCTGCACCTTGTCGGCGTTCACGACGACCACGTAGTCGCCGGTGTCGAGGTGCGGGGTGTAGGTCGGCTTGTGCTTGCCGCGGAGGATGCGCGCCACCTCGGTGGCCACGCGGCCCAGGATCTTGCCGGCGGCGTCGACCACGTACCACTTGTGCTCGATCTCGCCCGCCTTGACGGAATACGTCTTCATGACACTCCGCTTTGCAGCCGCGCCCCACCGTGCGCGCCGCGCCTGCCGGCCACCGGGCCGGCACTGGATGGTATGAAAAAATCGCCGCCCCGGCGTACCCGAGGGCGGAAGGCGTGGTCGGGACAGACAGGTACGATACCCAAATCTCCCAGTTCTGTCAACCCGCGGCGGGCAATCAGGACGCGGAGACGAGCCACTCCTTCACCAACCGGGTCAGATCGTTGAAGGTGAGTTCCTCCACGCGCAAGTCGGTCTTCGACGCCAGCCTCGGCAAGCGAGCGACGAAGCGGAGATAACGCTCGTGAACGATCCCACCGCTCGGCATGGGCAACCCCGGCCGCCACGTAGCCAGGGCATCACGAACAGCGCGTATCAGCTCAGCCTCTCCGCCGTTGTGGGCGCGGATGTCCTGTCCCGCGATGTCGCTGCAGAACTGCTGATAGCGATATCGTTCGCGATCGAAGATGAGGCACGCCTTGGCTCGGTGACGCCCGCCGCCGTAGTACTTTGCTCCGAGAAACAGGCCGAGTTCCAGCGGCATGTTGAACCGCGGAAGGCCGGATCTCGCGTCCAGTTCCGTGCGCGAGAGGTCGTGGATCCCGTACCTCGACTCGCCGATCACGCGGACCAGTTTCCCGAACCGTACTTCGCTGCCGTCGTCGAGTTCCAGCGCCGAGCGCGGTACGAATCCACAGTACTGCACCGCGAAGACGAGCGCCCGGAACAGCGGCTGGTAATCGCCGTCGAATGGGCAGTTGATGAAAACGCTGGCATTGTAATCCATGCCTCATCACCCGGTCGCGGAGGATTCATTCTCATCCCATCGGCAAGCTGCGTAGCTGTGTATCTCGCCATGCCGGCAATCACCGCGAGAGGTACAGTTCTACCGCTCCCCTGCCGGACCGCTCTGCTTTGCGCTCCGTCGCGCGGCGGCTCGTTCGCGCCTTTCTTACCGCCTCGGCGAGTCGGTCCTCCTCCAGCACTTCCAGCACCGCGCGCCTGGCCTGCTCGACCGTGAAATGCGTCGGCGGACAGGCAGGCTCCAGGATCGGTGCGTACTGCTTCTTCTTCCTCGCCATGCACGGCCTCCACGTGGCTGGTCCGGGAGAAAATCTAAACGAGGTGAATGGCGCTGCGGAAGGCGGCGTGAGAAAGCGGCCAGCGGGGGGACAGACTCGCCGATCGCGTGATGCGCGGATCGTAGGAATCCAGCTGGGGCGCGGCTTTTCGACCGCGTCGATCACGCCGCGTGTGAGCCTTCCGTGGCGATGGATGCGGGCTCGTCGCCGGCGTGGTCGGGGGCGGGGGCGGGAAGGGTGAAGCGGATGGTGGTGCCACGGCCGAGCTGGCTCTCGGCGCAGACGGCGCCGCCGTGGCCCTCGACCATGTGCTTGACGATGGCCAGCCCCAGCCCCGTGCCGCCCTCCTCGCGCGAGCGGGCGGCGTCGGCGCGGTAGAAGCGCTCGAAGATCCGGGGGAGATGCGCCGAGGGAATGCCCGCGCCATCGTCGCTCACCTCCACCGTCACCCACGCGGGGTGATCGGCGGCGGCCAGTGCGTCCCCGCGGCGGGGGGCCTCGGCGGCGGAGGTGGCGGCGGGGCGCGCGCGGACGGCGATCTCGCCGCCGTCGGAGACGTAGCGGAGCGCGTTGCTGAACAGGTTGCTCAGGATCTGCCGCAGCGCGGCGGGGTCGGCCCACACGAACTCGGCCTCGTGGGGGACGTCGACGGTGAGCCGGGCCTGCTTGCGGGCGGCGGCGTCGCGGAAGCCGCCCCACGCGTCGGCCGCCATCTCGGCGACGGAGACGATCTCGGGCTGCACCCGCCATCCCCCCGACTCCAGGCGCGACAGGTCCAGCAGGTCGTCGACGATGCGCTGCAGCCGCTCGGCGTTGTCCTTCACCGTCGCCGCGAATCGCCCGCGCAGCTCGGACGGGAGGTCGGGGTCGAGGAGCGTCTCGCTGTAGCCGCGGATGGCGGTGAGGGGCGTCTTGAGCTCGTGCGACGCGTTGGCCACGAAGTCGCGGCGCACGTCCTCGAGGCGGCGCAGCTGCGAGACGTCGAGGAACACCATCACCGCGCCGCCGGCGGGGAGCGGCTGGGCGGTGGCGAGCAGGCTCCGTCCGGCCACGGTGAGCTCCGTGGCCGGCACCGCCTCTCCGCCGACCACGCGTCCCACCATCTCCAGGAACCCCTGCCGCCGCGCCACCTGCTCGGGGGTGATGCCGCGCGGATCGGCGGAGAGCGCGAACATCTCGCGCGCGGCGGGGTTGGCGCGGCGCACGCGCCCCTGCGGGTCGACGGCGATCACGCCCTCGGACATGGCGTCGATCAGCGCCTGCATCTCCGCGCGCTCGCCCTCCAGCTGCCCCAGGCGGCGCTGCAGCTCGCCCGCCAGGTGGTTGAGCGAATCGGCCATCTCCGCCAGCTCGTCGCGGCCGCGGGTGCGGGCGCGCTGGGCCAGGTCGCCGGCCGCCATCGCCCGCGCGGCCTGGGTGATCTGGCGCAGCGGGTGGGTGACGACGCGGCTGAAGCCGGCGGAGAGGAGCCCCGTCAGCACCAGCGCGATCACCCCCACGCCGAAGATCCCGCGCTGCACCCGCGTGACCGCGCGGTTCACCTCGCGCAGGGGAACGGAGACGCGGATGATCATCCCCGTCGACGCGGGGACGGCGAGGTAGAGGTACTCCGTGCCGACGGACGCGCTCACGCGCACGGCCTCGCCCATGTGGCCGGCGAGGGCCGCGCGGACCTCGGGGCGGCCGCTGTGGTTCTCCATCGCGGCCAGCGCGGGGCCGTCCTTCTCCGAATCCCCACGCACCACGCCGTCGCGGCCGATGATGGTGATGCGGCGGCGGGTGATGCCGCCCAGCCAGTCGGCCAGCGAGTCGGGGTCGAGCTGCGGGTTGGCCTCCTCGAGGGTGCGGACCAGCGCCAGCTCGCGCCCCATGTCGTCGGCCACCATCCCGGTGAGGTGGCGGCGCAGCATGGAGCCCACACCCAGCGTCAGCGCCACCACCACGGCGGCGATGACGGCGAGGTAGCTCAGGAAGAGCTTCTGGTCGGCGCGAAGGTGCACGGGACGGAAGTGCGAGAGTGCGAGAGTGCGAAGGTGCGAGAGTGCGTCGATGCGGTTGTATCCTACACGCCCGAAGGGCCGGCGAGAATCCCGTCGATTCTCCCGGCCCTTGGACTTGTCACCTGCGTACGCGCCGGAAGGTACTTTCGCACCTTCGCACCTCGCACTTTCGCAACTCGCCTGCGTCAGCGCGGCGGGTCGGTGCGAAAGCGATAGCCGAAGCCGCGCACCGTCTCCACCCACTCGGCCTGGTCTCCCAGCTTGTTGCGGAGCCGCTGCACGTGCATGTCGACCGTGCGCGTGGCGATGTTGGCCGTGACCTCCCACACCGCCTCGAGCAGCTGGCGGCGGCTCTGCACGCGGCCGCGGCGCTCCATCAGCGTCAGCAGCAGGCGGTACTCGGTGGGCGTCAGGTCCAGCTCGCGGCCGTCCACCTCGGCCCGCGCGGCGCCGGTGTCGACGGTGAAGGGGCCCACCCGCACCACCTTGCCGCCCTTTCCCGCCGGCGGCGCCTGCTGCACCCGGCGCAGCACCGCGCCCACGCGCAGGATCAGCTCCTGCGGCGAGAACGGCTTGGCCACGTAGTCGTCGGCGCCGAGCCTGAGGCCGGTGATGCGGTCCTGCTCCTCGCGCCGCGCGGTCAGCAGGATCACCGGGATCTCCTGCGTCTCCGGCCGCCTGCGCAGCTCCTCCAGCACCTGCAGCCCCGACATCCCCGGGAGCATCAGGTCCAGCACCACCAGGTCCGGCCGCTCCAGCTCGGCGGCGCGGATGGCCTCGGGGCCGCTGGACGCGGTGCGCACCCGGTACGACTCGCGCGCAAGGTGATAGGCGACGAGCGCGGAGATGTCGGGCTCGTCGTCGACCACCAGGATGTGGGCGTTGGTCATCGTGGGCGTATGGGGCCGCGCGGAGCCGGCGACACCGATCAGCTGGTCGGGGGCGCCGGGAAGATGCGGCTGGGCCGTGGCGGTCGGCAAGGATCACCTCCTTCGGGTTCGGGGGTGATTCTACCGGCCGGTTGTAACGACCCTGTCACGTCCGTGGATGGAGGTTGTTACGATCACAGCCGCCAGATCCGGCGCATTATGACTCGATCTCGAAAAAGGAACAGTCATACCGCTCTCAGGACTTACCGTGCATTCCCATGTTCCTGAACTGAAGAATCTCACACGGAGGGAACCGAGGGAACGGAGAACCTCCGATCGCGTTCAGTTCCTCCGTTACCTCCGTTCCCTCCGTGTGAGTCATTCTTTCGAGGAGATCAGGGGACGACGTGCACGGTCGGCTCCTCGGGCGCGGGCTCGCCCTCGGCCTCGCCGGGGGGGATGCGGTCCTTCTTCCGCCGCGCGGGCTCCTGCGTCCCCGCCTCCGCAGCGGCGGGGAGCTCGGGCGGCGGCGGCAGGTCGGCCGCGTCGACCTGCGGCGCCGCGAAGCCGTTGGGCGAGGGGAAGTCGATCAGCGGCACCCCGCCCACCTCGCTGACCTTGGCGGGAAGGACCAGCCGGAAGGTGCTCCCCTCGCCCGGCCGCGACGCCACGGTCAGGCTCCCGTCCAGCAGCTTGGCCAGGCGGCGCGAGATGGGGAGCCCCAGCCCCGTCCCCTGGTGCTGGTTGGGCTGGGAGAGCTGCACGAACTCGTCGAAGATCTTCTCGTGGTCGTCCTCGGGGATGCCGATCCCCCGGTCGGTCACGTCCACCTCCACGCCGCCGTCGTCGCGCGCACGGCAGGCCACGGTGATCGGCTTCCCCTCGCCGAACTTGATGGCGTTGGAGAGGAGGTTGAGCAGGATCTGCCGCACCCGGCGCGGGTCGGTGATCACCGTCACCGGCTCGCCTGCGTACTCCAGCGCCAGCTCGGAGCCGTGCTCGTCGGCCAGGGGGCGCACGGTGACGAAGAGGTCGTGGATCACGCCGGGGAACGTCGCCGGCTGGATCTCCAGCTCCAGCTTCCCCGCCTCGATCTTGGAGAGGTCGAGGATGTCGTTCACCAGCTCGAGGAGATGCTTGGCCGCCTTGTTGGCGCGCTCGATCCCCCGCGCCTGCTCGGGGGTGAGCGGGCCGTAGATGTTGTCGAGGAGGAGCGCGCTGTAGCCCAGGATGGCGTTGATGGGGGTGCGCAGCTCGTGGCTCATCGAGGCGTAGAAGCGGCTGCGCGCGCTCATGGCCGCCTCCAGCTCCATCTGCCGCGCCTGCAACTGCTCGTTCACCCGCTTCAGCTCCTCGCTGGTGCGCGCGAGGGAGACGGCCTGCTGCTTCAACGCCTCCTCCGCCCGCCTGCGCTCGGAGACGTCGCGCGCGATCACGGTGAACACGCGCTCGGCCTCCAGCGCCAGGCAGCTGATCGACGCCTCGGCGGGAAACTCCGCGCCGTCGGCGCGGCGGCCGGTGAGCGCCATCGCCTGCTGGGTGCGCTGCCCGC
Coding sequences:
- a CDS encoding ATP-binding protein, coding for MSAPRARILMVDDRPENLMALEAILEPLGHELVRAASGEEALRAVLRKDFACILLDVQMPGLNGFETAEMIKRRERSRYTPIIFLTAISKEDEFVFQGYSVGAVDYIFKPFHPDILRSKVSVFIDLYLKTEQLRDQEERLRRSQRRELELEHRARIMESEARMAEIVDSALEAIITFGDDRVVTLFNQAAQEMFGVSEDDALAGTIDRFFAGFGEVELERVCKETRSTPERRGGQRTQQAMALTGRRADGAEFPAEASISCLALEAERVFTVIARDVSERRRAEEALKQQAVSLARTSEELKRVNEQLQARQMELEAAMSARSRFYASMSHELRTPINAILGYSALLLDNIYGPLTPEQARGIERANKAAKHLLELVNDILDLSKIEAGKLELEIQPATFPGVIHDLFVTVRPLADEHGSELALEYAGEPVTVITDPRRVRQILLNLLSNAIKFGEGKPITVACRARDDGGVEVDVTDRGIGIPEDDHEKIFDEFVQLSQPNQHQGTGLGLPISRRLAKLLDGSLTVASRPGEGSTFRLVLPAKVSEVGGVPLIDFPSPNGFAAPQVDAADLPPPPELPAAAEAGTQEPARRKKDRIPPGEAEGEPAPEEPTVHVVP